In one Bradyrhizobium cosmicum genomic region, the following are encoded:
- a CDS encoding ribose-phosphate diphosphokinase, with protein sequence MTTISFQTLPFGTDAARRLAAGLGLACDEIALHRFPDGELRVAVAPVADTTILYAPLDQPNDKLIALLFAAEALRRGGAKRLVLVAPYLCYMRQDIAFHAGEAISQHAIGTLLATIVDRIVTVDAHLHRTPDIGAVFPGIEAANLSAMPAIADALAAAGIDPATIIIGPDAESEPWVKDLAGRLGLQHTVARKFRRGDRSVEIHFADAAILAGRPALMTDDIVSSGTTLMVAVKALRALGATSIDAVITHALFPPAMVAAFADAGIRSVRSTDSVPHPTNAIALDETLAAALRSELSKTPSPETTP encoded by the coding sequence GTGACCACGATCTCGTTTCAGACCCTGCCTTTCGGCACCGATGCGGCCAGGCGCCTCGCGGCAGGGCTTGGCCTTGCCTGCGACGAGATCGCGCTGCACCGCTTTCCGGACGGCGAACTGCGCGTCGCGGTCGCCCCAGTTGCAGACACCACCATCCTCTATGCCCCGCTCGATCAGCCGAACGACAAGCTGATCGCCCTGTTGTTCGCCGCGGAGGCGCTGCGACGCGGCGGCGCGAAGCGGCTGGTGCTGGTCGCGCCCTATCTCTGCTACATGCGCCAGGACATCGCGTTTCATGCCGGCGAGGCCATCAGCCAACACGCCATCGGTACGCTGCTTGCGACGATCGTGGACCGAATCGTCACCGTGGATGCGCACCTGCATCGCACCCCCGACATCGGCGCCGTATTTCCCGGCATCGAGGCCGCGAACCTGTCCGCAATGCCGGCGATTGCCGACGCGCTGGCGGCAGCCGGCATCGATCCCGCAACAATCATCATCGGCCCCGATGCCGAATCCGAACCCTGGGTGAAAGACCTCGCGGGGCGGCTCGGCCTGCAGCATACGGTCGCGCGAAAGTTCCGGCGCGGCGATCGCTCCGTCGAGATCCATTTTGCCGATGCCGCGATACTGGCGGGGCGGCCGGCGCTGATGACCGATGATATCGTCTCCTCCGGAACGACGCTGATGGTCGCGGTGAAGGCGCTTAGAGCGCTGGGCGCGACCAGCATCGACGCGGTCATCACCCACGCGCTGTTTCCGCCTGCGATGGTCGCTGCATTCGCCGATGCCGGCATCCGGTCTGTTCGTTCGACCGACAGCGTGCCGCATCCGACCAACGCAATCGCGCTCGACGAGACCCTCGCGGCCGCCCTGCGGTCCGAACTGAGCAAGACCCCTTCGCCGGAGACGACACCATGA
- a CDS encoding MBL fold metallo-hydrolase, protein MSITVRFCGAARTVTGSSYLFQTASGRFLVDCGLFQGQKTLKELNYGAFPFRPADIDAVLLTHAHIDHSGLLPKLVRAGFEGRILATRGTIDLCSYMLPDAGSIQESEVAQLNRRNAARGRKEVQPIYTQADAIATLQSFRAVDYERWTDVIPGVRARYWNAGHLLGSASIELEIAEPGSPRPLRVLLSGDVGPEAKLLQPDPEAPSDLDYVISESTYGDRLRAATTPALRRQHLAAEVRDAAAAGGALLIPAFAVERTQELIVDLVELMEHGEIPTAPIFLDSPLAIRATEVFRRHAASLDPTVDAERLLNSPHLKFTETPEESKAIMRLSGFHIIIAASGMCDAGRIRHHLKRWLWNERATVLLAGFQANGTLGRFLQNGTKAVRIQGEEIRVAARIRMIDEYSGHADGAGMASWIAARRPIARGLFLVHGEEDAIAGLAERVAERIVPAAKVYQPMLDDIYELAAPEPRVLDVDHRRRLAPEAVTHLDWHNEMSELVLDISDRVAAAADDRARGVIIRRLRRALEEKA, encoded by the coding sequence ATGAGCATCACCGTCCGATTTTGCGGCGCCGCCCGCACCGTGACCGGCTCGAGCTATCTGTTTCAGACGGCATCCGGCCGTTTCCTGGTCGATTGCGGCCTGTTCCAGGGACAGAAGACGCTCAAGGAGCTCAACTACGGCGCCTTCCCGTTCCGCCCCGCCGACATCGACGCCGTGCTGCTGACGCACGCGCATATCGACCACAGCGGGTTGCTGCCGAAGCTCGTGCGCGCGGGATTCGAGGGACGGATCCTGGCCACGCGCGGCACCATCGACCTCTGCTCCTACATGCTGCCCGATGCCGGCAGCATCCAGGAATCGGAAGTCGCGCAGCTCAACCGCCGCAACGCGGCGCGCGGCCGCAAGGAAGTGCAGCCGATCTACACGCAGGCGGACGCGATCGCCACGCTGCAATCGTTCCGTGCCGTCGACTACGAACGCTGGACCGACGTGATCCCGGGCGTCCGCGCCCGCTACTGGAATGCCGGCCACCTGCTCGGCTCCGCCTCGATCGAGCTCGAGATCGCCGAGCCGGGTTCGCCGCGTCCGCTGCGCGTGCTGCTGTCCGGCGACGTCGGGCCGGAAGCCAAGCTGCTCCAGCCCGACCCCGAGGCGCCTTCCGACCTCGACTACGTCATCTCGGAATCGACCTATGGCGACCGGCTGCGTGCCGCCACGACACCTGCGCTCCGCAGGCAGCATCTCGCTGCCGAGGTGCGCGATGCGGCCGCCGCCGGGGGCGCGCTGCTGATCCCCGCCTTCGCGGTGGAGCGCACCCAGGAGCTGATCGTCGATCTGGTCGAGCTGATGGAGCATGGCGAGATTCCGACGGCCCCGATATTCCTCGACTCGCCGCTCGCGATCCGTGCCACCGAAGTGTTCCGCCGACATGCCGCGAGCCTCGACCCGACCGTCGATGCCGAACGCCTGCTCAACTCGCCGCATCTCAAATTCACCGAGACGCCGGAGGAGAGCAAGGCGATCATGCGCCTGTCCGGATTTCACATCATCATCGCGGCGAGCGGCATGTGCGACGCCGGCCGCATCCGCCATCATCTGAAGCGCTGGCTGTGGAACGAACGTGCGACCGTGCTGCTCGCCGGCTTCCAGGCCAACGGCACGCTCGGCCGCTTCCTCCAGAACGGCACCAAGGCCGTGCGGATCCAGGGCGAGGAAATCAGGGTCGCGGCGCGGATTCGCATGATCGACGAATATTCCGGCCACGCCGACGGCGCCGGAATGGCCAGCTGGATCGCGGCACGCCGCCCGATCGCCCGCGGCCTGTTCCTGGTCCACGGCGAGGAGGACGCCATCGCGGGGCTCGCCGAGCGCGTCGCCGAACGCATCGTTCCCGCGGCCAAGGTCTACCAGCCGATGCTGGACGACATCTATGAACTCGCCGCGCCCGAACCGCGCGTGCTCGACGTCGACCATCGCCGGCGGCTGGCGCCGGAGGCCGTCACCCATCTCGACTGGCACAATGAAATGTCCGAACTCGTGCTCGACATCAGCGATAGGGTCGCAGCAGCCGCCGACGATCGCGCCCGCGGCGTCATCATCCGGAGGCTGCGGCGCGCGCTGGAGGAGAAGGCATAG
- a CDS encoding PRC-barrel domain-containing protein has protein sequence MKMFKTLLIAAVIGTIGATQAAAECEIADARLEEAIQQNPRFRGPANSQSVRDLRSLRDAALTLRSYGRHEDCERLLANIRELIAGPPMGSLGDNDEEEADKQIAATEPKIRRGASSGNRSKKDAKPLIRIDELTPGLRTDEMIGAEVRSSDDKIVGEVRNIVFGTKDGRDYAIIASGGFFTTGKDSIVVPIRFLKVTQDRSSFFLPIVKDVMKTVPVMPDQDYKWLADPAWRARNDALFDKR, from the coding sequence ATGAAGATGTTCAAGACCTTGCTCATAGCTGCCGTGATAGGCACCATCGGAGCCACTCAGGCGGCGGCTGAATGCGAGATCGCCGATGCCAGGCTTGAAGAGGCAATTCAGCAGAATCCACGGTTTCGCGGCCCGGCGAATAGTCAGTCCGTGCGCGATCTTCGCAGCCTGAGGGATGCCGCTTTGACGCTTCGGTCTTATGGACGTCATGAGGACTGCGAGCGCCTTCTCGCCAACATACGGGAATTGATCGCTGGACCGCCCATGGGGTCTTTGGGCGACAACGATGAAGAAGAGGCCGACAAGCAGATTGCTGCAACTGAACCAAAAATCAGGCGCGGAGCATCCTCGGGCAACCGGAGCAAGAAAGATGCGAAACCGTTGATCAGGATCGACGAGCTGACACCCGGTTTGAGGACCGATGAAATGATTGGGGCGGAAGTCCGCAGTTCCGACGACAAGATTGTCGGCGAGGTCCGGAACATTGTTTTTGGCACTAAGGACGGGCGCGACTACGCCATTATCGCATCGGGTGGCTTCTTCACCACCGGAAAAGACAGCATCGTGGTGCCGATCCGATTTCTGAAGGTCACTCAGGATCGATCGAGTTTCTTTCTTCCGATCGTGAAGGACGTCATGAAGACGGTTCCGGTCATGCCGGATCAGGACTACAAATGGCTCGCGGATCCAGCTTGGCGCGCCCGCAACGACGCCTTGTTTGACAAGCGCTAG
- a CDS encoding thiamine pyrophosphate-requiring protein: protein MKLGTAIAEIMKREGIEILCGYPVNHLIEHAAKAEIRPVMVRQERVGVHMADAISRVTSGRTIGAFCMQHGPGAENAMGGVAQCFGESVPVLVLPMGYQRRLAHIEPNFNSSEAMKPFSKSSEPIILAAEVTNIFRRAFTRLKNGRGGPVIVEIPADMWNEEVPEPLDYTPVLRTRYGADPLHVKEAANLLVNARRPVIYAGQGVHYAQAWPQLKRLAERLSIPVTTSLGGKSSFPETHPLSLGSGGLAVPRAVPKFLAEADVIFGIGCSFTETSFGIAMPKGKTIIHSTLDPNHLNKDVEAKIGLVGDAGLVLDALLEEIGKTVTADRDASTIAAEIAASHKEWLEKWMPKLTSNDAPLSPYRVLWDLQHTVDINNTIITHDAGSPRDQLSPFWKAVTPLSYLGWGKTTQLGYGLGLAMGAKLARPDKLCINVWGDAAIGFTGMDFETAVRERIPIMSILLNNFSMAIELKVMPISTEKYRSTDISGDYAAMARAFGGYGERVSRPEDIIPAIKRGIQKTKEGVPVLLEFITSKETEVSRPGT from the coding sequence ATGAAGCTCGGCACCGCCATTGCGGAAATCATGAAGCGCGAGGGGATCGAGATCCTCTGCGGCTATCCCGTCAACCATCTGATCGAGCACGCGGCGAAGGCCGAGATCCGGCCCGTCATGGTGCGGCAGGAACGCGTCGGCGTGCACATGGCGGACGCGATCTCGCGGGTGACGTCGGGGCGCACGATCGGCGCTTTCTGCATGCAGCATGGGCCCGGCGCGGAGAATGCGATGGGTGGCGTCGCGCAGTGCTTCGGCGAATCCGTGCCTGTGCTGGTGCTGCCGATGGGCTATCAGCGCAGGCTGGCGCATATCGAGCCGAACTTCAATTCCAGCGAGGCGATGAAGCCGTTCTCGAAATCGTCCGAGCCGATCATCCTCGCGGCTGAAGTCACCAACATCTTCCGCCGCGCCTTCACCAGGCTGAAGAACGGCCGCGGCGGGCCTGTCATCGTCGAGATCCCCGCCGACATGTGGAACGAGGAGGTGCCGGAGCCGCTGGACTACACACCGGTGCTGCGCACCCGCTACGGTGCCGACCCCCTCCATGTGAAAGAAGCAGCTAACCTGCTGGTCAACGCCAGGCGGCCGGTGATCTATGCCGGACAGGGCGTGCATTACGCGCAGGCCTGGCCGCAATTGAAACGGCTTGCGGAGCGGCTGTCCATTCCCGTCACCACCAGCCTCGGCGGCAAATCGTCGTTCCCGGAAACCCATCCGCTCTCGCTCGGCTCCGGCGGCCTCGCGGTGCCGCGCGCGGTGCCGAAATTCCTCGCCGAGGCCGACGTCATCTTCGGCATCGGCTGCTCCTTCACCGAGACAAGCTTCGGCATCGCGATGCCGAAGGGCAAGACGATCATCCACTCCACGCTCGATCCCAACCATCTCAACAAGGATGTCGAGGCGAAGATCGGTCTCGTCGGCGATGCCGGCCTCGTGCTCGATGCGCTGCTGGAGGAGATCGGCAAGACCGTCACCGCGGACCGCGATGCTTCGACCATCGCGGCCGAGATCGCGGCCTCGCACAAGGAGTGGCTGGAGAAATGGATGCCGAAGCTGACCAGTAACGATGCGCCGCTGAGCCCCTATCGCGTGCTGTGGGACCTGCAGCACACCGTCGATATCAACAACACCATCATCACCCATGATGCCGGCAGCCCGCGCGACCAGCTCTCGCCGTTCTGGAAGGCGGTCACACCCCTCTCCTATCTCGGCTGGGGCAAGACCACACAGCTCGGCTACGGCCTGGGCCTCGCGATGGGCGCAAAGCTCGCCAGACCCGACAAGCTCTGCATCAATGTCTGGGGCGACGCGGCGATCGGCTTCACGGGCATGGATTTCGAGACGGCGGTGCGCGAGCGCATCCCGATCATGTCGATCCTGCTTAACAATTTCTCGATGGCGATCGAACTGAAGGTGATGCCGATCTCGACCGAGAAATATCGCTCGACCGACATATCCGGTGACTATGCCGCGATGGCGCGCGCCTTCGGCGGCTACGGCGAACGCGTGAGCCGCCCCGAGGACATCATCCCCGCGATCAAGCGCGGCATTCAGAAAACGAAGGAAGGCGTGCCGGTGCTGCTGGAGTTCATCACCAGCAAGGAGACCGAGGTATCGCGCCCGGGAACATGA
- a CDS encoding MDR family MFS transporter, with translation MNKFDRQSSSADLQTLPDEIAEELSRLPGEVLSIDDAPSLAPPAPLSQDEVRTIVISLMLTMFLAALDQTIVATALPTIGRQFNDVSNLSWVITAYLLASTAVAPVFGTLSDIYGRKAMIIISLSLFVAGSVLCAIAPNMPMLILARGLQGLGGGGIMPVVQTVISDVVSPRERGQYQAYFSSVWMVGGILGPVIGGVFAEHLHWSMIFWINLPLAAAAIVMLLPKMKKIPVFHRKRKVDWVGGVLLMASAVVFMLVLTWGGTRYPWLSPTVLAMVGGAVALAVSFVWHARRADEPFLPLKLLTGKVAPFALTAGGCGLGAITGLTVQLPLYYESVYHLSASEAGLALIPLAAVSTVGAAVAGRTMARAKHYKRVAIIGTSWAAICALGLTLTTLPLWGLLTLMAAFALGLGTTFPVCVVSLQNSVARPQVGTITGAMNFFRSLMSSFTVAAFAAILLIALGTDIPLAGEHHAAGGLPAIPADDMRHAFRYVFGAATALMATASLCLIMMEERPLAGPATATAQVEMAE, from the coding sequence ATGAATAAGTTCGACCGGCAGAGCAGTTCTGCCGACCTCCAGACGTTGCCCGACGAGATCGCCGAAGAGCTGTCCCGCCTTCCGGGCGAGGTGCTGAGCATCGACGACGCTCCCTCGCTCGCGCCGCCGGCGCCGCTGTCGCAGGACGAAGTCCGCACCATCGTGATCAGCCTGATGCTGACGATGTTCCTGGCAGCCCTCGACCAGACTATCGTCGCCACCGCGCTTCCGACCATCGGCCGCCAGTTCAACGACGTCTCCAATCTCTCCTGGGTCATCACCGCCTATCTGCTCGCCTCGACCGCGGTCGCGCCGGTGTTCGGGACGCTCAGCGACATCTACGGCCGCAAGGCCATGATCATCATCTCGCTCAGCCTGTTCGTGGCGGGCTCGGTGCTGTGCGCGATCGCGCCGAACATGCCGATGCTGATCCTGGCGCGCGGCCTCCAGGGGCTCGGCGGCGGCGGCATCATGCCGGTGGTGCAGACGGTGATCTCCGACGTCGTGAGCCCGCGCGAGCGCGGGCAGTACCAGGCTTATTTCTCCAGCGTCTGGATGGTCGGCGGCATCCTCGGTCCGGTCATCGGCGGGGTGTTCGCCGAGCATCTGCATTGGTCGATGATCTTCTGGATCAACCTGCCGCTCGCGGCCGCAGCGATCGTGATGTTGCTGCCTAAGATGAAGAAGATCCCGGTGTTCCACCGCAAGCGCAAGGTCGACTGGGTCGGCGGCGTGCTGCTGATGGCCTCCGCCGTCGTCTTTATGCTGGTGCTGACCTGGGGCGGCACGCGCTATCCATGGCTCTCGCCGACCGTGCTCGCGATGGTCGGCGGCGCCGTCGCGCTCGCGGTCAGCTTCGTGTGGCACGCGCGCCGCGCCGACGAGCCGTTCCTGCCGTTGAAGCTGCTGACCGGAAAGGTGGCGCCGTTCGCGCTGACGGCCGGCGGCTGCGGCCTCGGCGCGATCACCGGCCTCACCGTGCAGCTGCCGCTTTATTACGAGTCGGTCTACCATCTGAGCGCCAGCGAGGCGGGCCTTGCGCTGATCCCGCTTGCGGCGGTCTCGACCGTTGGCGCGGCCGTCGCCGGCCGCACCATGGCCCGTGCCAAACACTACAAGCGCGTCGCCATCATCGGCACGTCGTGGGCCGCGATTTGCGCGCTGGGCCTCACGCTCACCACCTTGCCGCTGTGGGGATTGCTGACGCTGATGGCCGCGTTTGCGCTCGGCCTCGGCACGACGTTTCCGGTCTGCGTGGTCTCGCTGCAGAACTCCGTCGCGCGTCCGCAGGTCGGCACCATCACCGGCGCGATGAACTTCTTTCGCTCGCTGATGTCCTCGTTCACGGTGGCGGCCTTCGCGGCGATCCTACTGATCGCGCTCGGCACCGACATTCCGCTCGCCGGCGAGCATCACGCCGCGGGCGGCCTGCCTGCGATCCCCGCCGACGACATGCGGCACGCGTTCCGCTACGTCTTCGGCGCCGCCACCGCGCTGATGGCCACCGCCTCGCTCTGCCTGATCATGATGGAGGAACGGCCGCTGGCCGGTCCCGCCACCGCGACCGCTCAGGTGGAGATGGCGGAATAG
- a CDS encoding YcgN family cysteine cluster protein — translation MTAAPKRPSGQEGFFWKTKTLEEMSGPEWESLCDGCGRCCLNKLEEEDTGEIYYTHVGCKLLDAGTCGCKDYPNRSDKVPDCVRLTPANVRTLNWLPPSCGYKLVAEGRDLYWWHPLVSGDPDTVHEAGVSVRGRVEGSEEEIPDADLEDHIVQWPAQLPKRARLKRRPKD, via the coding sequence ATGACCGCAGCTCCCAAACGACCTTCAGGCCAGGAAGGATTCTTCTGGAAAACCAAGACGTTGGAAGAGATGTCGGGGCCCGAATGGGAAAGCCTGTGCGACGGCTGCGGTCGCTGCTGCCTGAACAAACTCGAAGAAGAGGATACCGGGGAGATCTATTACACCCATGTCGGCTGCAAGCTGCTCGACGCCGGGACCTGCGGCTGCAAGGACTATCCGAATCGGTCCGACAAGGTTCCCGACTGTGTCCGCCTGACCCCTGCCAACGTCCGCACCTTGAATTGGCTGCCGCCGAGTTGCGGCTACAAGCTCGTCGCCGAGGGCCGCGACCTCTATTGGTGGCACCCGCTGGTCTCGGGCGATCCCGATACCGTGCATGAGGCCGGCGTCTCCGTCCGCGGGCGGGTCGAGGGCAGCGAGGAGGAGATCCCGGATGCGGATCTCGAGGACCACATCGTGCAATGGCCGGCGCAGCTGCCGAAACGGGCACGCCTGAAGCGACGCCCGAAGGACTGA